The Streptomyces sp. Alt3 genome has a segment encoding these proteins:
- the pta gene encoding phosphate acetyltransferase, producing the protein MTRSVYVTGIDRGDGRQVVDLGVMELLTRQVDRVGVFRPLVHDGPDRLFELLRARYRLSQSAETVFGLDYQEASAVQAEKGTDELVSLLVERFHQVARDYEVVLVLGSDFAATQLPDELALNARLANEFGSSVITVVGGKDQDAGSVRAETRNAYRAYAGLGCDVLAMVVNRVASEDRSDIAERLRTQLPVPCSVLPDDPALSAPTVAQITTALGGTVLLGDDSGLARDALDFVFGGAMLPNLLKALTPGCMVVTPGDRADLVIGSLAAHSAGTPPIAGVLLTLNERPGEEILRLAARLAPGTPVIAVAGGSFPTAGELFALEGKLNAATPRKAETALGLFERHVDTGALLERISVARSGRVTPMMFEHELLEQARSDRRRVVLPEGTEERVLRAADVLLRRDVCDLTLLGDTDVIRKKAADLGIDLAGTHVVDPQTSELRQGFAERYAALRAHRGVTVELAYDVVSDVNYFGTLMVQEGLADGMVSGSVHSTAATIRPAFEIIKTKPEASIVSSVFFMCLADKVLVYGDCAVNPDPDAEQLADIAVQSAVTASRFGVDPRIAMLSYSTGTSGTGADVDKVREATERVRASRPDLRIEGPIQYDAAVEPSVAATKLPASEVAGRATVLIFPDLNTGNNTYKAVQRSAGAVAVGPVLQGLRKPVNDLSRGALVQDIVNTVAITAIQAQSEE; encoded by the coding sequence GTGACGCGCAGCGTGTACGTGACCGGGATCGACCGGGGAGACGGCCGCCAGGTCGTCGATCTGGGAGTCATGGAGCTACTGACGCGTCAGGTCGACCGGGTCGGCGTCTTCCGGCCGCTCGTCCACGACGGGCCGGACCGCCTGTTCGAGCTGCTGCGGGCCCGCTACCGGCTCTCGCAGAGCGCGGAGACCGTCTTCGGGCTGGACTACCAGGAGGCCTCCGCGGTCCAGGCGGAGAAGGGAACCGACGAGCTGGTGTCCCTGCTCGTCGAACGCTTCCACCAGGTGGCGCGCGACTACGAGGTCGTCCTCGTCCTCGGCAGCGACTTCGCCGCCACCCAGCTGCCCGACGAACTGGCCCTGAACGCCAGGCTGGCCAACGAGTTCGGCTCCTCGGTGATCACGGTGGTCGGGGGCAAGGACCAGGACGCCGGATCCGTGCGGGCCGAGACCCGCAACGCCTACCGCGCGTACGCCGGTCTCGGCTGCGACGTCCTGGCCATGGTCGTGAACCGGGTGGCCTCCGAGGACCGCTCGGACATCGCCGAACGGCTGCGGACACAGCTCCCCGTCCCCTGCTCGGTGCTGCCGGACGACCCCGCGCTCTCCGCGCCCACCGTCGCCCAGATCACCACCGCACTCGGCGGAACGGTTCTGCTCGGCGACGACTCGGGGCTGGCCCGGGACGCGCTGGACTTCGTGTTCGGCGGGGCCATGCTGCCGAACCTCCTGAAGGCCCTGACCCCGGGCTGCATGGTGGTCACCCCCGGCGACCGCGCGGACCTCGTCATCGGTTCGCTCGCCGCGCACAGCGCCGGCACCCCGCCCATCGCGGGCGTCCTGCTGACGCTGAACGAGCGCCCCGGCGAGGAGATACTCCGGCTGGCGGCCCGCCTCGCACCGGGCACCCCGGTCATCGCGGTGGCCGGCGGATCCTTCCCCACCGCGGGTGAACTCTTCGCGTTGGAAGGCAAGTTGAATGCGGCGACGCCACGGAAGGCGGAGACCGCCCTCGGCCTCTTCGAGCGCCACGTGGACACCGGCGCCCTGCTGGAACGGATCTCGGTGGCCCGCAGCGGCAGGGTCACCCCGATGATGTTCGAGCACGAGCTGCTGGAGCAGGCCCGCTCCGACCGGCGCCGGGTCGTCCTGCCCGAGGGCACCGAGGAGCGTGTCCTGCGGGCCGCGGACGTGCTGCTCCGCCGGGACGTATGCGACCTGACCCTGCTCGGGGACACCGACGTCATCCGCAAGAAGGCCGCCGACCTGGGCATCGACCTCGCCGGGACCCATGTCGTCGACCCGCAGACCTCCGAGCTGCGCCAAGGCTTCGCCGAGCGGTACGCCGCGCTGCGCGCGCACCGCGGGGTGACGGTGGAGCTGGCGTACGACGTCGTCTCCGACGTCAACTACTTCGGCACGCTGATGGTCCAGGAGGGCCTGGCCGACGGCATGGTGTCCGGCTCGGTGCACTCCACGGCGGCCACCATCCGGCCGGCGTTCGAGATCATCAAGACGAAGCCCGAGGCCTCCATCGTCTCGTCGGTGTTCTTCATGTGCCTCGCGGACAAGGTGCTGGTCTACGGCGACTGCGCGGTCAACCCGGATCCGGACGCGGAGCAGCTGGCGGACATCGCGGTCCAGTCGGCGGTCACCGCGTCCCGCTTCGGCGTGGATCCCCGGATCGCGATGCTCTCGTACTCGACGGGGACCTCGGGCACGGGCGCGGACGTCGACAAGGTGCGGGAGGCCACCGAGCGGGTACGCGCCTCCCGGCCGGACCTGAGGATCGAGGGTCCGATCCAGTACGACGCGGCGGTCGAGCCGTCCGTCGCCGCGACCAAGCTGCCGGCGTCGGAGGTGGCGGGCCGGGCGACCGTGCTGATCTTCCCCGACCTCAACACCGGCAACAACACCTACAAGGCGGTCCAGCGTTCGGCGGGCGCGGTCGCGGTCGGCCCGGTGCTGCAGGGGCTGCGCAAGCCGGTCAACGACCTGTCCCGCGGCGCGCTGGTCCAGGACATCGTCAACACGGTGGCCATCACGGCGATCCAGGCGCAGAGCGAGGAATGA
- a CDS encoding acetate kinase, producing MTAMTTDPTSGGSRSMNDAHRVLVLNSGSSSVKYQLLDMRDRSRLATGLVERIGESSSRLVHTPLKGGEPRERTGRIADHEEALKAAAEELAADGLGLDSPELAAIGHRVVHGGLKFSEPTVVTDEVLKEIERLVPVAPLHNPANITGIRTAQALRPDLPQVAVFDTAFHTTMPEHAARYAIDVGTADAHRIRRYGFHGTSHAYVSRRTAELLGRPVSDVNVIVLHLGNGASASAVAGGRCVETSMGLTPLEGLVMGTRSGDIDPAVTFHLKRVAGMSTDEIDVLLNKKSGLVGLCGDNDMREIRRRVDEGDERATLAFDIYIHRLKKYIGAYSAVLGRVDAVVFTAGVGENSAPVREAALAGLEGFGLAVDPDRNAVRSGEPRLISPEDARVAVAVVPTDEELEIAGQTFDLVHN from the coding sequence ATGACCGCCATGACCACCGACCCGACCAGCGGAGGTTCCCGCTCCATGAATGACGCCCACCGCGTGCTCGTGCTCAATTCCGGCTCCTCGTCGGTGAAGTACCAGCTGCTGGACATGCGCGACCGGTCGAGGCTGGCCACCGGCCTCGTCGAGCGGATCGGCGAGTCGTCGTCCCGGCTGGTGCACACCCCGCTCAAGGGCGGGGAGCCCCGCGAGCGCACGGGCAGGATCGCCGACCACGAGGAGGCCCTGAAGGCCGCGGCCGAGGAGCTGGCAGCCGACGGGCTGGGCCTCGACTCCCCCGAGCTGGCGGCGATCGGCCACCGGGTGGTGCACGGCGGGCTGAAGTTCAGCGAGCCCACCGTGGTCACCGACGAGGTGCTGAAGGAGATCGAGCGGCTCGTCCCGGTGGCTCCGCTGCACAACCCGGCGAACATCACCGGCATCCGTACGGCGCAGGCGCTGCGCCCGGACCTTCCGCAGGTCGCGGTCTTCGACACGGCGTTCCACACGACGATGCCGGAGCACGCGGCGCGGTACGCGATCGACGTCGGGACCGCCGACGCGCACCGCATCCGCCGCTACGGCTTCCACGGCACCTCGCACGCGTACGTCTCGCGCAGGACGGCCGAGCTGCTGGGCCGGCCCGTCTCCGACGTGAACGTGATCGTGCTGCACCTGGGCAACGGCGCCTCGGCCTCTGCGGTGGCGGGCGGCCGCTGCGTGGAGACGTCCATGGGACTGACCCCCTTGGAGGGGCTGGTCATGGGTACGCGTTCGGGGGACATCGACCCGGCCGTCACCTTCCACCTGAAGCGGGTGGCGGGGATGTCGACGGACGAGATCGACGTCCTGCTCAACAAGAAGAGCGGCCTGGTCGGCCTCTGCGGCGACAACGACATGCGGGAGATCCGGCGCCGGGTGGACGAGGGCGACGAGCGCGCCACACTCGCGTTCGACATCTACATCCACCGGCTGAAGAAGTACATCGGCGCCTATTCGGCGGTCCTCGGCCGGGTGGACGCGGTGGTCTTCACGGCGGGGGTCGGGGAGAACTCGGCCCCGGTGCGGGAGGCTGCGCTCGCGGGGCTGGAGGGATTCGGCCTGGCCGTGGACCCGGACCGCAACGCCGTGCGGTCCGGCGAACCGAGGCTGATCTCGCCCGAGGACGCGCGGGTGGCGGTCGCCGTCGTGCCTACGGACGAGGAGCTGGAGATCGCGGGCCAGACCTTCGACCTGGTCCACAACTGA
- the pyk gene encoding pyruvate kinase: MRRSKIVCTLGPAVDSHEQLVALIEAGMSVARFNFSHGSHEEHQGRYDRVRKAAAETGRAVGVLADLQGPKIRLGKFAEGPVELVRGDEFVITSEDVAGDKSICGTTYKGLPGDVAKGDPILINDGNVELKVVSVDGPRVTTIVIEGGVISDHKGINLPGAAVNVPALSEKDVEDLRFALRMGCDMVALSFVRDAEDVKDVHKVMDEEGRRVPVIAKVEKPQAVEHMEGVVAAFDAVMVARGDLAVEYPLEKVPMVQKRLIELCRRNAKPVIVATQMMESMITNSRPTRAEASDVANAILDGADAVMLSAESSVGAYPIETVKTMAKIVVAAEEELLSKGLQPLVPGKKPRTQGGSVARAACEIADFLDGKALVAFTKSGDTARRLSRYRTAQPILAFTTEESTRSQLALSWGVESYVVPHVDNTDAMVDLVDAELLKLNRYSDGDTMVITAGSPPGVPGTTNMVRVHHLSGERA; encoded by the coding sequence ATGCGCCGTTCCAAAATCGTCTGCACCCTCGGTCCCGCCGTCGACTCCCATGAGCAGCTCGTCGCTCTGATCGAGGCCGGCATGAGCGTGGCCCGTTTCAACTTCAGCCACGGTTCCCACGAGGAGCACCAAGGCCGTTACGACCGCGTCCGCAAGGCGGCCGCCGAGACCGGCCGCGCGGTCGGCGTGCTCGCCGACCTCCAAGGCCCCAAGATCCGTCTCGGGAAGTTCGCCGAGGGTCCTGTCGAGCTGGTCCGCGGGGACGAGTTCGTCATCACCTCCGAGGACGTCGCCGGCGACAAGTCGATCTGCGGCACCACCTACAAGGGGCTGCCCGGCGACGTCGCCAAGGGCGACCCGATCCTGATCAACGACGGCAACGTCGAACTGAAGGTCGTCTCGGTCGACGGCCCGCGGGTCACCACCATCGTCATCGAGGGCGGTGTCATCTCCGACCACAAGGGGATCAACCTCCCCGGTGCGGCGGTCAACGTCCCCGCGCTGTCCGAGAAGGACGTCGAGGACCTGCGCTTCGCCCTGCGGATGGGCTGCGACATGGTCGCGCTGTCCTTCGTCCGGGACGCCGAGGACGTCAAGGACGTGCACAAGGTGATGGACGAGGAGGGCCGCCGGGTCCCCGTCATCGCCAAGGTCGAGAAGCCGCAGGCCGTCGAGCACATGGAGGGCGTCGTCGCCGCCTTCGACGCCGTGATGGTCGCCCGCGGTGACCTCGCCGTCGAGTATCCGCTCGAGAAGGTCCCGATGGTGCAGAAGCGCCTCATCGAGCTCTGCCGCCGCAACGCCAAGCCGGTGATCGTGGCGACCCAGATGATGGAGTCGATGATCACCAACTCGCGGCCGACCCGCGCCGAGGCGTCCGACGTCGCCAACGCGATCCTGGACGGCGCGGACGCGGTCATGCTGTCGGCGGAGTCCTCGGTCGGCGCGTACCCGATCGAGACGGTCAAGACGATGGCGAAGATCGTCGTCGCCGCCGAGGAGGAGCTCCTGTCCAAGGGCCTCCAGCCGCTGGTGCCGGGCAAGAAGCCCCGCACCCAGGGTGGTTCGGTGGCCCGTGCGGCCTGCGAGATCGCGGACTTCCTGGACGGCAAGGCCCTCGTCGCCTTCACCAAGTCCGGTGACACCGCCCGCCGGCTCTCCCGCTACCGCACGGCGCAGCCGATCCTGGCCTTCACCACGGAGGAGTCCACCCGCAGCCAGCTCGCGCTGAGTTGGGGCGTCGAGTCCTACGTCGTGCCGCACGTGGACAACACGGACGCCATGGTCGACCTGGTGGACGCGGAGCTGCTGAAGCTGAACCGCTACAGCGACGGCGACACGATGGTCATCACGGCCGGTTCGCCCCCCGGCGTCCCCGGCACCACCAACATGGTCCGGGTGCACCACCTGAGCGGCGAGCGCGCCTGA
- a CDS encoding DUF6114 domain-containing protein — MSPESTGQNEHYLTVYRRGFRTWRGNRPFWAGLFTILGGLPIAYFPYANMHLGNMTIAMSTTAGAGSLIIGVLLVTLGLTMWFHHIVRVFAGVAAILLALISIPVANIGGFIVGFLFSLLGGALSISWAPADAKGAEEPEGRQAPLTRDDTQRIPEQGQESHDTAEGPRGPMLFKAAAEADGGRHRAG; from the coding sequence ATGAGCCCCGAGTCCACAGGGCAGAACGAGCACTACCTCACCGTCTACCGGCGGGGATTCCGCACCTGGCGGGGTAACCGGCCGTTCTGGGCGGGCCTGTTCACCATCTTGGGTGGTCTACCCATCGCGTACTTCCCGTACGCCAACATGCACCTCGGCAACATGACGATCGCGATGTCCACCACCGCGGGTGCGGGGTCGCTGATCATCGGGGTCCTGCTCGTCACGCTGGGTCTGACGATGTGGTTCCACCACATCGTGCGGGTGTTCGCCGGCGTCGCCGCGATCCTGCTCGCGCTGATCTCCATACCGGTCGCCAACATCGGCGGCTTCATCGTCGGCTTCCTGTTCTCGCTCCTCGGCGGAGCCCTCTCCATCTCCTGGGCCCCCGCCGACGCGAAGGGCGCGGAGGAGCCCGAGGGCCGGCAGGCGCCGCTGACCCGGGACGACACCCAGCGGATTCCGGAGCAGGGCCAGGAATCCCATGACACGGCTGAGGGCCCGCGGGGGCCGATGCTGTTCAAGGCGGCGGCGGAGGCCGACGGCGGGAGGCATCGTGCAGGGTGA
- a CDS encoding DUF6230 family protein: protein MSSQVRGGTRWKRFALVMVPSVVATAAVGVGLAQGALAASFSVSGQSFKVSTDKLVGEDFVQYGSVAVGTDIEGEKQQAHPVAVSGFSKATITNMCQSVVTPDLPFGLGSVSLQLKAGTDPKKPVEATNLYLDVAQLDADAYFENIDIGVAAGSVGKPGIQAGTEKAVKAGGFSQRAKTATLSNVEQTAWATTAGTFKLSNLSLRLHKGVKECF from the coding sequence ATGAGTTCTCAGGTTCGCGGTGGTACCAGATGGAAGCGTTTCGCTCTGGTCATGGTGCCGAGCGTCGTCGCGACCGCGGCGGTCGGCGTAGGCCTCGCGCAGGGCGCGCTCGCCGCGTCGTTCAGCGTCTCCGGCCAGAGCTTCAAGGTCTCCACCGACAAGCTCGTCGGTGAGGACTTCGTCCAGTACGGCAGCGTCGCTGTCGGTACGGACATCGAGGGAGAGAAGCAGCAGGCTCACCCGGTGGCCGTGTCGGGCTTCAGCAAGGCCACGATCACGAACATGTGCCAGTCGGTCGTGACGCCGGACCTGCCCTTCGGTCTCGGCAGCGTCAGCCTGCAGCTGAAGGCGGGCACCGACCCGAAGAAGCCCGTCGAGGCGACGAACCTGTACCTCGACGTGGCCCAGCTCGACGCGGACGCGTACTTCGAGAACATCGACATCGGCGTCGCCGCCGGTTCGGTGGGCAAGCCGGGCATCCAGGCCGGCACCGAGAAGGCAGTCAAGGCGGGTGGCTTCTCGCAGCGCGCCAAGACGGCCACGCTGTCCAACGTGGAGCAGACGGCGTGGGCAACCACGGCCGGCACCTTCAAGCTCAGCAACCTGAGCCTGAGGCTGCACAAGGGCGTCAAGGAGTGCTTCTAG
- a CDS encoding tetratricopeptide repeat protein: MSGVVDLAAVKAAGDAKAKAEQARAESARQGGGGAVAPASLVIDVDEAGFETDVLQRSTEVPVVIDFWAEWCEPCKQLGPLLERLAVEYNGRFLLAKVDVDANQMLMQQFGVQGIPAVFAVVAGQALPLFQGAAPESQIRETLDQLIQVGEERFGLTGIVVDPSAGDADSAPAEVPAGPYDAQLETAAQALDANDFDGAVRAYRSVLADDPVNTEAKLGLAQAELLGRVAGLDPQQVRKEAAENPAAPAAQMAAADLDLVGGHVEDAFGRLVETVRRNFGDDRDAVRVRLLELFEVIGPDDPRVTAARTALARVLF; this comes from the coding sequence ATGAGCGGCGTCGTCGACCTCGCCGCTGTGAAGGCGGCCGGCGACGCCAAGGCGAAGGCCGAGCAGGCCCGCGCCGAGTCCGCCCGGCAGGGGGGTGGCGGTGCCGTCGCACCCGCCTCCCTGGTGATCGACGTCGACGAGGCGGGCTTCGAGACCGACGTCCTCCAGCGCTCCACCGAGGTACCCGTCGTCATCGACTTCTGGGCCGAGTGGTGCGAGCCGTGCAAGCAGCTCGGCCCGCTCCTGGAGCGTCTCGCCGTCGAGTACAACGGCCGCTTCCTGCTGGCCAAGGTCGATGTCGACGCCAACCAGATGCTGATGCAGCAGTTCGGCGTCCAGGGCATCCCCGCGGTCTTCGCGGTGGTGGCCGGGCAGGCCCTCCCGCTCTTCCAGGGCGCGGCCCCCGAGAGCCAGATCCGCGAGACGCTCGACCAGTTGATCCAGGTCGGCGAGGAGCGCTTCGGTCTCACCGGGATCGTCGTCGACCCGTCCGCCGGGGACGCGGACAGCGCTCCGGCCGAGGTGCCCGCGGGACCGTACGACGCGCAGTTGGAGACCGCCGCGCAGGCGCTGGACGCCAACGACTTCGACGGAGCGGTCCGGGCGTACCGGAGCGTCCTGGCCGACGACCCGGTCAACACCGAGGCCAAGCTGGGGCTCGCTCAGGCCGAACTGCTGGGCCGCGTCGCGGGCTTGGACCCGCAGCAGGTCCGCAAGGAGGCGGCGGAGAACCCGGCCGCCCCGGCGGCGCAGATGGCCGCCGCCGATCTGGACCTCGTGGGCGGTCACGTCGAGGACGCCTTCGGCCGGCTCGTCGAGACGGTCCGCCGTAACTTCGGCGACGACCGTGACGCCGTCCGCGTGCGGCTCCTCGAACTCTTCGAGGTGATCGGCCCCGACGACCCCCGTGTCACCGCGGCCCGGACCGCCCTGGCGCGCGTCTTGTTCTGA
- a CDS encoding TetR/AcrR family transcriptional regulator, translating into MPSRTPTEPARSGRPRSAEADAAILEATRASLVDLGWSKLTMGDVATRAGVAKTTLYRRWAGKNELVVDAVAVLFDELELPDLGSLPADVEAVVLQFAALLERPETKTALMAVVAESTRDEALRDRIRGSIVARQKHLVLQGRERAQLRGELPAEPDTVVAARTADLIFDVIAGAVVHRTLVSAEPVDSDWARRFTMLLLSGLGAAAAGRQPGA; encoded by the coding sequence ATGCCGAGCCGCACTCCCACCGAACCCGCCCGGTCCGGCCGTCCCCGGAGCGCCGAGGCCGATGCCGCGATCCTGGAGGCGACCCGTGCGTCACTGGTCGACCTCGGCTGGTCGAAGCTGACGATGGGTGATGTGGCGACGCGCGCGGGGGTCGCCAAGACGACTCTCTACCGTCGCTGGGCCGGCAAGAACGAGCTCGTGGTGGACGCGGTCGCCGTCCTCTTCGACGAGCTGGAACTGCCCGACCTCGGGAGCCTCCCGGCCGACGTGGAGGCCGTCGTCCTCCAGTTCGCGGCCCTGCTGGAGCGGCCGGAGACCAAGACGGCGCTGATGGCGGTGGTCGCCGAGTCGACCCGGGACGAGGCCTTGCGGGACCGTATACGGGGTTCGATCGTCGCCCGGCAGAAGCACCTCGTGCTGCAGGGGCGGGAGCGGGCGCAGCTGCGCGGCGAACTGCCCGCCGAGCCGGACACGGTGGTGGCGGCCCGGACCGCCGACCTGATCTTCGACGTGATCGCCGGCGCCGTGGTGCACCGGACACTGGTGAGCGCCGAGCCCGTCGACTCCGACTGGGCCCGGCGCTTCACGATGCTGCTGCTCTCCGGGCTGGGCGCCGCGGCGGCCGGGCGGCAGCCAGGGGCCTGA
- a CDS encoding acyl-CoA mutase large subunit family protein: MDASAIEEGRRRWQARYDKARKRDADFTTLSGDPVEPVYGPRPGDTYEGFERIGWPGEYPFTRGLHATGYRGRTWTIRQFAGFGNAEQTNERYKSILANGGGGLSVAFDMPTLMGRDSDDARSLGEVGHCGVAIDSAADMEVLFQDIPLGDVTTSMTISGPAVPVFCMYLVAAERQGVDPAVLNGTLQTDIFKEYIAQKEWLFQPEPHLRLIGDLMEHCARDIPAYKPLSVSGYHIREAGATAAQELAYTLADGFGYVELGLSRGLDVDVFAPGLSFFFDAHLDFFEEIAKFRAARRIWARWMKETYGAKTDKAQWLRFHTQTAGVSLTAQQPYNNVVRTAVEALSAVLGGTNSLHTNALDETLALPSEQAAEIALRTQQVLMEETGVANVADPLGGSWYVEQLTDRIEADAEKIFEQIRERGTRAHPDGRHPVGPMTSGILRGIEDGWFTGETAESAFRYQQSLEKGEKRVVGVNVHHGSVTGDLEILRVSHEVEREQVRVLAGRKEGRQDAEVREALDAMLAAARDGSNMIGPMLEAVRAEATLGEICGVLRDEWGVYTEPPGF; the protein is encoded by the coding sequence ATGGACGCATCTGCGATCGAGGAAGGCCGCCGCCGCTGGCAGGCCCGGTACGACAAGGCCCGCAAGCGCGACGCGGACTTCACCACGCTCTCCGGTGACCCGGTGGAGCCCGTGTACGGGCCCCGCCCCGGTGACACGTACGAGGGCTTCGAGCGGATCGGCTGGCCCGGCGAGTACCCCTTCACCCGGGGGCTCCACGCCACCGGCTACCGGGGCCGCACCTGGACGATCCGCCAGTTCGCCGGCTTCGGCAACGCCGAGCAGACCAACGAGCGGTACAAGTCCATCCTGGCCAACGGCGGCGGCGGGCTCAGCGTCGCCTTCGACATGCCGACCCTCATGGGCCGCGACTCCGACGACGCCCGCTCGCTCGGCGAGGTGGGCCACTGCGGTGTCGCCATCGACTCCGCCGCCGACATGGAGGTCCTCTTCCAGGACATCCCGCTCGGTGACGTCACCACCTCGATGACGATCAGCGGACCCGCCGTCCCCGTCTTCTGCATGTACCTCGTCGCAGCGGAGCGCCAGGGCGTCGACCCCGCCGTGCTCAACGGCACGCTCCAGACCGACATCTTCAAGGAGTACATCGCGCAGAAGGAGTGGCTCTTCCAGCCCGAGCCCCATCTGCGCCTCATCGGCGACCTGATGGAGCACTGCGCCCGCGACATCCCCGCGTACAAGCCGCTCTCCGTCTCCGGCTACCACATCCGCGAGGCGGGGGCCACGGCCGCGCAGGAGCTCGCGTACACCCTCGCCGACGGTTTCGGGTACGTCGAGCTGGGCCTCTCCCGCGGTCTGGACGTCGACGTCTTCGCGCCGGGGCTCTCCTTCTTCTTCGACGCGCACCTCGACTTCTTCGAGGAGATCGCCAAGTTCCGCGCCGCCCGCCGGATCTGGGCCCGCTGGATGAAGGAGACCTACGGCGCGAAGACGGACAAGGCGCAGTGGCTCCGCTTCCACACCCAGACGGCGGGTGTCTCGCTCACCGCCCAGCAGCCGTACAACAACGTCGTGCGCACCGCGGTGGAGGCGCTGTCCGCCGTCCTCGGGGGCACCAACTCCCTGCACACCAACGCCCTGGACGAGACGCTCGCCCTCCCGTCGGAGCAGGCGGCGGAGATCGCGCTGCGCACCCAGCAGGTGCTCATGGAGGAGACCGGCGTCGCCAACGTCGCCGACCCGCTGGGCGGTTCGTGGTACGTCGAGCAGCTCACCGACCGCATCGAGGCCGACGCCGAGAAGATCTTCGAACAGATCAGGGAACGCGGCACCCGGGCGCACCCCGACGGCCGGCACCCCGTCGGACCGATGACCTCAGGCATCCTGCGCGGCATCGAGGACGGCTGGTTCACCGGTGAGACCGCCGAATCCGCCTTCCGCTACCAGCAGTCGCTGGAGAAGGGGGAGAAGCGGGTCGTCGGCGTCAACGTCCACCACGGTTCGGTCACCGGCGACCTGGAGATCCTGCGGGTCAGCCATGAGGTCGAGCGAGAGCAGGTGCGGGTGCTCGCCGGGCGCAAGGAGGGCCGCCAGGACGCGGAGGTCCGCGAGGCGCTGGACGCCATGCTGGCCGCCGCGCGCGACGGTTCGAACATGATCGGCCCGATGCTGGAGGCGGTGCGGGCCGAGGCGACCCTCGGAGAGATCTGCGGGGTGCTGCGCGACGAGTGGGGTGTCTACACGGAGCCGCCGGGCTTCTGA
- a CDS encoding DUF3817 domain-containing protein → MKRSVLTRYRVMAYVTAVMLLILCVCMIFKYGFDTGEGLTLVVSQLHGVLYIIYLIFAFDLGSKAKWSVGKLLWVLISGTIPTAAFFVERKVVQEVEPLITDGSAQAVKA, encoded by the coding sequence ATGAAACGCAGTGTGCTGACCCGCTACCGGGTGATGGCCTACGTCACCGCCGTCATGCTGTTGATCCTGTGCGTCTGCATGATCTTCAAGTACGGCTTCGACACCGGTGAGGGTCTGACGCTCGTCGTCTCGCAGCTCCACGGTGTCCTCTACATCATCTACCTGATCTTCGCCTTCGACCTCGGATCCAAGGCGAAGTGGTCGGTCGGCAAGCTGCTCTGGGTGCTGATCTCCGGCACGATCCCGACCGCCGCGTTCTTCGTCGAGCGCAAGGTGGTCCAGGAGGTCGAGCCGCTGATCACCGACGGATCCGCACAGGCCGTCAAGGCCTGA
- a CDS encoding MarR family winged helix-turn-helix transcriptional regulator, with protein sequence MPKPLSLPFDPIARAEELWHRRWGPVPSMGAITSIMRAQQILLAEVDAVVKPYGLTFARYEALVLLTFSQAGELPMSKIGERLMVHPTSVTNTVDRLVRSGLVDKRPNPNDGRGTLASITDKGREVVEAASQDLMAMDFGLGVYDEEECAEIFAMLRPLRVAAQDFDGA encoded by the coding sequence GTGCCGAAGCCGCTCAGCCTCCCCTTCGATCCCATCGCCCGCGCCGAGGAACTCTGGCACCGGCGGTGGGGGCCGGTGCCCTCCATGGGCGCGATCACCTCGATCATGCGTGCGCAGCAGATCCTGCTCGCCGAGGTGGACGCGGTGGTCAAACCCTACGGACTGACCTTCGCGCGCTACGAGGCCCTGGTCCTGCTGACCTTCTCCCAGGCGGGCGAGCTGCCGATGTCCAAGATCGGCGAGCGTCTGATGGTGCACCCCACCTCGGTGACGAACACCGTCGACCGGCTGGTGCGCTCGGGGCTGGTGGACAAGCGGCCCAACCCCAACGACGGCCGCGGAACCCTGGCCTCCATCACCGACAAGGGCCGGGAGGTCGTCGAGGCGGCCAGCCAGGACCTGATGGCGATGGACTTCGGGCTCGGCGTCTACGACGAAGAGGAATGCGCCGAGATCTTCGCGATGCTCCGGCCGCTGCGGGTGGCCGCGCAGGACTTCGACGGCGCCTGA